A single Penaeus chinensis breed Huanghai No. 1 chromosome 7, ASM1920278v2, whole genome shotgun sequence DNA region contains:
- the LOC125026950 gene encoding myoferlin-like, with the protein MKPYVAVERDFIFRNEKSLGEAQFSSQALVRVIVYCVVDIKSSGHELYPDVYVSTKLRNNVQLTDTHYGVIDDNAYFNYRLVFPLTTQEEILSPLEIRAMDFDFITGDDQLGTLYLDLSAVPFPPRDPKHCTLTTLDRGPKVNMFDVEDGISQISGFWPLAKNKKLRPFTKTMSAKIHLTLQVLTEEKAELFPASSGNEKGPLNQFPSLSVP; encoded by the exons ATGAAGCCCTACGTCGCCGTAGAACGGGATTTTATATTCAGAAATGAGAAAAGTCTCGGGGAAGCTCAGTTCTCTAGCCAGGCTTTG GTACGCGTCATCGTCTATTGCGTCGTGGACATCAAGAGCAGCGGCCATGAGCTGTATCCTGACGTCTATGTGAGTACCAAACTGCGCAACAACGTGCAACTCACCGACACCCACTACGGCGTCATCGACGACAATGCTTATTTTAACTACAGGCTCGTGTTCCCCCTGACCACACAGGAGGAAATTTTGTCTCCCCTCGAAATCAGAGCCATGGACTTCGACTTTATAACGGGGGACGACCAGCTCGGTACCCTGTATCTTGACCTGAGCGCCGTGCCCTTCCCGCCCAGAGACCCTAAGCACTGCACCCTGACCACGCTCGACCGCGGCCCCAAGGTCAACATGTTCGATGTGGAGGACGGGATCTCGCAGATCTCCGGTTTCTGGCCATTGGCGAAGAATAAGAAGTTGAGGCCGTTTACCAAGACCATGAGCGCCAAGATCCACCTCACCCTCCAGGTGCTgacggaggagaaggcggagCTGTTCCCGGCCAGCTCGGGGAACGAGAAGGGTCCCCTCAACCAGTTCCCGAGCCTGAGCGTTCCCTAG